The uncultured Desulfatiglans sp. DNA window TGCCGTTATCGGTCCAAGCGGTCTATCTTTGATGAGCAGCCGATGGCGGCCCGGGTTTTTGGAGGGTTTATGACGAGGGGAACATGAAACGCCGTTCATCGATGGCCACGGGTGTTTGCCTCGGGCTCGCCTTGTGGCTTGCCTGCTCATCCGCAGCGCTTGCCGATGCCCCAGGGGTTTGCGCGGGATGCGCCGCCGGGGAAGCGGCATCGGATGAGCAGGCTGGTGGTGTGAATGCGGGCGCGTGGCTGGTCCGGCTCTTTCGCGACCACATCTCGGCGGTGGACAGCGACCGGTGTCCGAGCTATCCGTCTTGTTCGGAATACAGCGTGCGTGCTTTCGAGAAGCATGGATTCGTGATGGGTTGGCTGATGACGGTCGACCGTCTGATCCACGAAGGCTCCGAGGAAGAGGCCGTTTCAGGTACGGTGAAAGTAGGAGACCGCCTGTTGATCAACGATCCGGTTCACAACAACGATTTCTGGTGGTACCGACCGAAATGACGCCGCGCTGGATCAGCCGGGTTC harbors:
- a CDS encoding exported hypothetical protein (Evidence 5 : Unknown function), producing MKRRSSMATGVCLGLALWLACSSAALADAPGVCAGCAAGEAASDEQAGGVNAGAWLVRLFRDHISAVDSDRCPSYPSCSEYSVRAFEKHGFVMGWLMTVDRLIHEGSEEEAVSGTVKVGDRLLINDPVHNNDFWWYRPK